Proteins found in one Perca fluviatilis chromosome 9, GENO_Pfluv_1.0, whole genome shotgun sequence genomic segment:
- the pias4a gene encoding E3 SUMO-protein ligase PIAS4-A — MAAELVEAMNMVKSFRVSDLQTLLASMGRSKSGLKQDLVGRALRLVQTEYSPELLKNVRQLYESRFPKTSGWLAARRPEGIPVAYSSLSSSPTATSQGADYLNGISKPIPTPAAEVKLVPLPFYQTLETLLPPTELIDVNSEKLQDSQCIFELTPNQADQIRNASELRPGIRSIQVVLRLCYTDSIGVQEDQYPPNIAVKVNQSYCHVPGYYPSNKPGVEPRRPCRPVNITPWLHLSNVTNRVTVTWGNFGKRYSVAVYLVRVFTAADLFSQLKLCSVESAERCRERIQDKLRFDPESEIATTGLRVSLICPLVKMRLGVPCRVLTCAHLQCFDAVFFLQMNEKKPTWTCPVCDKPAPFELLTIDGLLSEILKETSEDIEEIEYLTDGSWRPIRDDKERDRERERSNTPEYPVVDICIPEANGHSPAHSSTSVGMAGGPAVAPGGGAVVDLTLDSSSEEEGGGAGGDSEDTEDSADSPAPKRGRYNYDKDLVTAY, encoded by the exons ATGGCGGCCGAACTGGTGGAAGCGATG AACATGGTCAAAAGTTTCCGGGTCTCAGACCTGCAGACGCTGCTGGCCTCAATGGGCCGCAGCAAAAGTGGGCTGAAACAGGACCTGGTGGGGCGTGCGCTGAGGCTAGTGCAGACCGAATACAGCCCGGAGCTTCTGAAGAACGTCAGGCAGCTCTACGAGTCGCGCTTTCCCAAAACATCTGGCTGGCTTGCAGCGCGGCGTCCAGAGGGCATCCCAGTTGCCTACTCATCCCTCAGCTCCTCCCCCACTGCCACCTCTCAGGGCGCAGACTACCTCAACGGGATTTCCAAACCGATCCCCACACCTGCAGCAGAGGTCAAGCTGGTGCCGCTGCCCTTCTACCAAACTTTGGAGACACTGTTGCCTCCAACAGAGCTAA tTGACGTGAACAGTGAGAAACTGCAGGACAGTCAATGCATATTTGAGTTAACACCGAACCAAGCAGACCAGATCAGAAATGCAAG tgaGCTTCGTCCAGGAATCCGATCAATCCAAGTGGTTCTTAG ACTCTGTTACACAGACTCCATTGGTGTCCAGGAGGACCAGTATCCTCCCAACATTGCTGTCAAAGTCAACCAGTCCTACTGTCATGTGCCG gGCTATTACCCTTCTAACAAGCCTGGCGTTGAGCCTCGTCGCCCTTGTCGTCCTGTTAACATCACTCCCTGGTTGCATCTCTCCAATGTCACCAACAGAGTCACCGTCACCTGGGGAAACTTCGGCAAG CGGTACTCGGTGGCAGTGTATTTAGTGAGGGTTTTCACTGCAGCAGACCTCTTCAGCCAACTCAAACTCTGCTCTGTTGAAAGTGCAGAACGCTGTCGTGAACGCA TTCAAGACAAACTACGTTTTGACCCAGAGAGTGAAATTGCGACTACAGGCCTCCGGGTTTCTCTTATCTGTCCA TTGGTGAAGATGCGGCTCGGTGTGCCATGTCGAGTTTTAACTTGTGCCCATCTCCAGTGTTTCGACGCAGTCTTCTTCCTGCAGATGAATGAGAAGAAGCCCACATGGACTTGCCCCGTCTGTGACAAGCCTGCTCCCTTTGAGCTGCTCACTATTGATGG GCTACTATCTGAGATTCTGAAAGAGACGAGCGAGGACATTGAGGAGATTGAGTACTTAACTGACGGCTCCTGGCGACCCATCCGAGATGACAAGGAGAGGGACAGGGAAAGAGAACGCAGCAACACACCAGAGTATCCTGTTGTTGATATAT GCATTCCTGAGGCAAACGGTCATTCACCGGCCCACAGCAGCACCAGCGTGGGGATGGCAGGAGGACCTGCTGTGGCACCGGGAGGAGGTGCAGTGGTAGATCTGACTCTTGACTCCTCCTCTGAGGAGGAAGGGGGCGGGGCAGGAGGAGACAGTGAAGACACTGAGGACAGCGCCGACAGTCCTGCCCCGAAGAGGGGCCGATACAACTACGACAAGGACCTGGTCACTGCCTACTGA
- the foxq2 gene encoding forkhead box Q2: MTMEDRSSRTGGRERLGLSFTIDYLLFNKGVKGSKEEATGSRTAEQTANNMLNHQNLKPEEVGIRSERQEKWLQRSEAETKEKKVKEEEGDEEQQEEGEEEVTTTTSNNGSPEKSADKPNQSYIALISKAILASEQKKLLLCDIYQWIMDHYPYFKSKDKNWRNSVRHNLSLNDCFIKAGRSDNGKGHFWAIHPTNYQDFSNGDYHCRRPRRRVRRVAGQLPLPSLSPTYHPALARPHRTTYWCCPQAQTLPLSCLAPRLYWPWSSMQPQVGFHPVLHASVP, translated from the exons ATGACAATGGAAGACAGAAGCAGCCGCACCGGCGGTAGAGAAAGGCTGGGACTGAGCTTCACTATTGACTACCTTCTGTTCAATAAGGGAGTCAAAGGTTCTAAAGAGGAAGCGACAGGAAGTCGTACAGCAGAGCAGACGGCGAACAACATGCTAAATCATCAGAATCTTAAACCCGAAGAGGTGGGGATTCGCTCAGAGAGACAGGAGAAGTGGCTACAGAGGTCAGAGGCAGAgaccaaagaaaagaaagtcaAAGAAGAGGAGGGGGATGAAGAGCAacaagaggagggggaggaggaagtgACCACCACCACATCTAACAACGGCAGTCCAGAGAAGTCTGCGGACAAACCCAACCAGTCGTACATAGCGCTCATCTCCAAGGCAATCCTGGCGTCAGAGCAGAAGAAACTGCTGCTATGTGACATCTACCAGTGGATCATGGACCACTACCCTTACTTCAAGAGTAAG GATAAAAACTGGAGGAACAGCGTGCGTCACAACTTGTCCCTGAATGATTGCTTCATCAAAGCAGGCCGCAGTGACAACGGCAAAGGTCACTTCTGGGCAATTCACCCAACAAACTACCAGGACTTTTCTAACGGGGACTACCACTGCCGAAGGCCGCGGCGGAGGGTACGCAGGGTGGCAGGACAGCTTCCCCTTCCCTCCCTTAGCCCCACCTACCACCCTGCCCTCGCCCGGCCCCACAGAACCACCTACTGGTGCTGCCCTCAAGCCCAAACACTCCCCCTGTCCTGCTTGGCACCCAGACTCTACTGGCCATGGTCCAGCATGCAGCCACAAGTGGGGTTCCACCCGGTCCTGCATGCCTCCGTACCCTGA